Genomic segment of Hymenobacter volaticus:
GGGCCACCGTACGAGAATAGAAGCCTTACGAGCCCCACCAGTTGCTGTTCAGGGAAAGGAGAGCTTAATAGGTCACATCAAACCGCCCATTGCGAATCGTTATGAAGGTGCCCGGAGTAAAGCCCTCTTCGAGCCGGCCTCAAAAGTGCCGGAGACAATACGTCGAACCGTATCGACGCGCGTAAGGACAATGCGCGTCGACTTTGCGCGGCTGACGAAAAGCTGTCGGAGGCGCCCCTCCGTTAGCATTAAGCCGGTCGCCCGGTGGCCACTCCCCCGGCATCGAGGAGGCCGGGGCCGCCCGCCCAGTATGTACCGGTTCCCCGCAACGTATCGATGCGTAAGCCAAAACTTTCCTGATGGCGGGCTGTCGCTAATCCGGCCGATAGCGACAGCGAACGCACGCCGTTGAAGGTGCTCAAATCTGCCTGCAACTTGTTCTCGAAACAGCCGCCGCCCCCGAAGCCAAAGCAGCCCCGGCCGTAGTTGACCCAGACGCGCTCGTCGATCTCAAAACCCAGGTATTGGCCCCCTCGACGTAACCGCTGGCAGTTTCAACCGGGGTTCGGGCTCGGTGGTGTCGCACCCGAGAAGCAAAAACAGCCCGGCAGCCAGCCGAACGAACGATACGGGGAAGTTTTCATGGTAGACCAGTTAAATAGGAATGCGCGCAAACCTAGTCGCTGTGTCAGTGCTGCCCAACCTCATGTACTGATTAAGTAGGCGTTGCTGCTACCCTTGGCTTCCTAAATATGCAGTGAACCTCAGTAAGTTACTGTAGAAAAAAAGGACTTTTCATTTGGCATAAGGCGAAGCGTTGGCCACCTTGTGCGCCGAAACACAAGGTGGCCAACGCTTGATTCGTACACGGAAACGGTGATTTAAGTACTTACCGTCTTTCAGTTAGGATCTGATAGGGCCCGTGATCAGGCCGTATGTCTGCCAGGTATCAAATTGGTGCGAATAGGGAGCGGAAAGCAGGCTCGCCAATGTCCGAGAAGTCTTTTTTATGTTAATCACCGAATAAAACTAGAAGGCCATCCGTTTTACTAGCCTGGACGGCCGTCTGAATTGCTTGTAGTTTTGCTGTTGGATACCCCTGCTTTTCCGCCAGTTCTATCAGCTTTTGCCACTGCGAGCGATATAACCGGGAGATGCCCCATAGGGGTCGACCGGAATACCAGCCGTTTGGCTGAAAGCATAAAGCAATTCTTCTAAAGGCGTATCAATGGTAGGCTGCCTAGCCACTCTCTTGCTTGTCCTTCCTGCCAGTATATATCAAGCGGCATTGAGCTGGGAGTTGTTTATTAAAGTCATTAGATAAACAAAGTATAGGAAGTGCCTACTTAGTGGGGTGTTAACAAGTTAGAATAAGCTGGTTATCATAAAGTTGCTTCTCGGACAGTTACAACTACTTAGATACAACTCTTTCCCTTCCTTCAGGCGTTCGACAAAACGCGCTAGGACCTACCATTCATCCGAAGAAGAAGGAAGCAAGAATATATCCGGGTGTTCTCAGCAGGCAGAAAACAGAGCGTGTTGCTTTCCGCTACCGGACCTTCTTGGCCGGAAAGGGCAGTAAGGGAATAGCAGGAAGCCCTAGCGGGTGTAGCGACCTTCGATCAAGGCGATAGCACCGATGGAAGCGCGTAAGCGGGCCCTACGCTACTGTAACTGGCTCTGCAAACGCGCTAGATCCGGTTGCATTTCGTTTTGATCTGCTCGAGGCACTGCCGCACCGCCTGCAGGTACACGACCCGGCCCGGTTCGGCATAGTTGGTGGCGCTAAACAGACCCACACGGCCTTGGCTTCGCCCTCAGCCCGGTAGGTGGCCACGAGTCGCCGTTGGCTATCGAGCACATCGAGCTGGGTGGAAACCGTGGTTTTCCACGCCGAGAGGGCATGCCCACGGCGTTGGGAATGAACAGCGTCAGCCCGATACCAGCAGCCACGCAGAACCACGGGTCGTGAGGGGCGTGACCTTGAGTTCTAAGAAGCCTTTCTTATCGCCGTACGGCGCCGTGAGGGCTTCCCTCGTCTCGCGCTCAAATAAGGTAGCCACATCGCGGGAACGAGTGGCTACCACACTCCCATCGCCATCGGGCCCGACCACCACCGTGACCTCGTCCAGCTCATCCCGAACGTGGTTCTCCAGGGCCGGCAGCTTCGGCTAAGGGTGACCGCGGTAGGGTTTAACAGACCAGGGTCGAATGACTTACAGCTGACGCAAAAGAGTAAGGTGATTAGGCTGCTAGAGCGGAGCAAGGGCGACATGGGTGGAGAGTAGAGGTGGCGTTAGGGAATAGGAACCGAGAGGAGGGCACGTCGGCTCCAGCCTTCCGTCGGTCGTGAAGGAGGCAAAAAGTCGGAATTCCTCCTGCGGCACGGGAAAGGACCTGCTGCGAGAAGCAGACAGCACAAGGAGCAGGCCAAGGGGCGAAAGGTTGTAGCAGGGCGGCTTTGAGGGTGCTACACAACCGGCGAAAATGCGATAAATGCTTGGCTTCTAGTATTTTGTTCGCTTTCGCAAGAGGAAAACAGCAGCTTTTAGGTCGAAAATCCCTGGAGATACTCCCTTTTTTGTCCGGATAGCGACTGGGGATACTCCCTTTTGCTCCGGTTGGCGAGGAGATACTCCTTTTTTCATTCGGTTACCGCGCCAAAAGCTCCGGAGCCGCAAGAGGCCAGACAAAAACGCGGTTTGCAGCGAATTGACCGGATCACCACCGGAGCCAACAGCGTGCCTCCGGCCAGACGAAGCAGTAGGTGTAGCGGGCGATGGTGGCGGATAATCAGGACGGGTTGACGCGCCCCTCTTTCGAGCCCCGCCTCCTGTAAGAGGGTAAAAGGCCGCGCTGTTTCCGCACTGCTTCAGTGATCGACATTTTTCTACGCCTGATAAGGGGCCCTTATCATGACTATACACAGTTGCTATAGCACCTTGCTAGGGACGTTTAGAAAAGAGCCAAGCTGTTTACCCTGCCGCCTGCTGGTCCACTACCTAACTACCTCCTGTCATAAGAGACCCGAAAAAAAGCGTCTTCCACCATGGTGGAAGACGCTTTTTGTAGATTTAAGACCGGTCAGAGCTTAATGGGTCACGACGAGGCGCACTGATTCGCGCTGGCCGCTAACGAGCAGCGAACAGGTGTACAAACCCGCTGGTAACTGTTCGCTACGCAACGACAACTCGTAGGAATGCCCTTGCCGCACGGGCCCGTCGTACAAGGTGGCTACCTGCTGGCCCAGTTGATTGTAGACAAGCACCTGCGCGGGCCCATCGAGCACGGGCCGGAAGCGAATGGTGGTGGGGCCCGTTGCGGGGTTTGGATACACGGCCAACTGCTGCCCGCTTGCTGGCGAAGCAGACGCCGTTGGCTGGGTTGTTGCACTCAAGACCTTCGCCGTCGCTTGGAGGCTTGCGTGTACGCAACGGTCGCAAATTGCTGGCTGGAACCAAGGCCGCTTTCCGAGCGTCCCGTTACCAGCACTCGCCGAGGCATCCACGCGAGGCCGTGACCTGGTCATAGCCGTTGGCCGGCCGTTATAGCGCGCGACCCACTGTTGCTCTCCACTGCTGCCCGCTGTGATAAGGGCCCCTTATCGAGGGAATGCTAGGGCTATGCTGGCTTGTCTTCGCCTTGGTCGATAAGAAGCAATAAGCACCGAAACCTACCCTCAACCAAGCCCAGTTTGTAGAAGCTTTGACCGAGCGGTTTCTCTAGTTTTGGTGGTGAACCCCTGATATGGGGAACTGACTATTATTCTCGTATCAGCTGGATTACCTGGTGATGGTCCCTTGTTGTATTCGTACTAGGTAGACGCCGGGTGGTAAGCCGTTGGCGGGCCGAGAGGCAATACATTGGTCCAGGAAGCAAGGGGCGGTCTGGCTCCTCAGTGTACGCCCCAGCGCATCAGTCAGCTGCCAGCTGAGGGGGCGGCGTCGGCAATGTACACCAGCAGGGTCGGCACTTCGCTGCCGCGCACTGGATTAGGGTAGAGCTGCGCGGTAAAGCCGACGGAGCGGCTCTCTGGCGTCAGGGGCCGCGAGGTGCTCGAGTTGCTGATCGTTAGCACCCCGAGTTGCGTCACGATGGCTGTGAAGCGCGGGCGCTGCTGGTGGCCGGGCGCCCTGCCGGTCCAGGGCCGCTGGCTTGGTCGCCTGCAGAGCTGGCGGATGTCGTGAAGTCGAGGCCATTATCGTCGTCGCTGATCCAACTCACGGTGGCCGAAACGGAGCACTGAGCGGCTGCGAGCCGCCACCTGCAGAGCCGGTCGATACCCCGGGTGCCGCCACAGTGGTGCCGTAGCTTATCCCTGCGGCGTGCAGGCCCGCCGTGCGCGTGACCGTGACGGGTCCTAGGTTCTGCTCGTTTGAATCAAGCACCAGCCCATTGCTGAAGTCGACCGGACCCGTAGCGGCACTCACGCTTGCGCGCGTCAAAGCCAGGCGG
This window contains:
- a CDS encoding T9SS type A sorting domain-containing protein gives rise to the protein MSATTQPTASASPASGQQLAVYPNPATGPTTIRFRPVLDGPAQVLVYNQLGQQVATLYDGPVRQGHSYELSLRSEQLPAGLYTCSLLVSGQRESVRLVVTH